A region of the Acidobacteriota bacterium genome:
CGAGAAGCCGCCGTAGCCGGAATGCGCGACGGACTTGTTCAGGTTGATCTGCCCCAGCGTCGCATCGGGCCGCGCGACTTTCGGCGTGAACGTTTTTCCTGTGGCCGAATCAATGAAGATCGCTTGCCCCGTTGTCGCGTTGAAGCCGGACGCCTGCACCAGCACGCCTTTTGAATCATAGGCCGGATAGACCGGCAGGCCGTTCGACAGCGTCACCGGCGCAAACAGGTTGGTGTCCAGGCGGCGTTGCAGATTCCACGTCGAGTTGCGCACGAAGCCGAGCGTGACTTTGGTGTGCTTGTCAATTTGCCGTTCGATAGCCAGCGCCACTTGCCCGGAGCGCGGGTTGCGAAAGTCTGGATCGAAGGCATAGAGGCTGTTGATCGGCGTCTTCACGTCCGCCGGAAGCTGCGCAATCGCATTCGGGACTTTCAGGAATTTGAGGATCGAGTTGTCGGTGTTGGTATCCAGCACGACTGTGTTCAAGCCGTTGTCAGTGAACACGCGCTGCATCAGATATGACGGCGTGCGCGAATCGAACAGCCCACCGGACAGGCGCAGCACGGTCGTGCCCTTGCCGCCGACATTCCATGCCAGCCCCAGCCGCGGCTGCCACATCTTCAAATCATTCGGAATCGTGCGCGTGATCGGTTCGTCGGGGTTCGGCGTCGTGGGTTGCGGATTGACCTGCCCGTCCCAGCGCAGCCCGGCGGTGACGGTCAGGTCGCGGTGCAGCTTGATCGAAGCGGTGAAGAAGGCCGCGTACTCGCGCTGCGTGCCCTTGTATTGCCCCTGCGTGCCGTTGGCGGCGACGGATTGCTGGTAACGCGAAATCTTCGTGTTGTCGCCCGCTAGCGCGGCCAGGTAATCGGACAAGGTTTTGAAGGTGTACTGCCCGCCGTAGTTGGTCTCGCGCTGTTGCTTGCCGGGACTGAAGTTGAAATCAACGCCGGTCTTGATGGTGTGATTGCCGTGCGTCCAGGTCAGATTGTCGAGCACCTCGATGCGTGTCGCGTTGTATCGGCGCTGGAGTTTTTCCAGTTAATAGCACTCGTCACCGACCGCCGCGCCTGGAGTGCTGGTGAAACTCGCTTACGGTAGTTAGCCATCAAATCTTACTTTGATTTAACAGCGCCTTAGCTCCGAATTTAGGTCGGGCCGCCATGCTACCGCTTCTAAACCTCTGTCCGAACCGGCCCGGCAAGCGCGGGCCAAGGGCAATTTCAGAATCAAAGCAAAAGGAGCTTTTTATGTTGAACCATCTGCAAGCGCGCTTAGGGCTGCTCACACTGCTGGTGTTGCTGAGCCAGCCACTCAGCGGCTTCGCGCAAAGCGATGCGCGCATTGGCGGCGCCGTGAAAGATCAAACCGGCGCGGTCGTGCCGAACGCCACCGTCACCGTCAAAAACACCCGCACAGGTGAAGTGCGCACGACAACCAGCAATGGTGAAGGGGTCTTCCTCGTCCCCGCACTCAAACCTTCCGTCTACAGCGTGACGGTGACTGTCGCGGGCTTCGCCAAGACCGAGTACACCAACATTGAATTGGTCGTCGGTCAGGCGCTCAATCTGGAGACCGAATTGAAACCGGTCGGCGCGACTGAAACCATTAACGTGACAGCAGGCGAAGAAGCCGCGCTCGACACCTCCTCGGCGCGCATGGGCGCGAACGTCAACGAGACCGAGGTCAAGAGTCTGCCGCTCAATGGCCGTCAGTTGTCACAGCTTTATCTGCAAGCGCCCGGTTCGGTCAACAGCGGTTCGGGTACCTTCGGCGACATTCGTTTTTCGGGGCGCGCCGTCAATCAGAATGCGATTCGCTACGACGGCGTCGAAGGTTCGGCCATCATTGACGCTTCGCCGGGAAACTTGAATGGCGAGATTCCATCGCCCTTCCGCTTGCAAGCTTCGCTGGAGAACGTGCAGGAATTCCGCGTGGATTCCAACAGCTATCCGGCGGAATTCGGCACGGGCACGGGCGGGCAAGTTAGCGTCGTGACCAAATCGGGCGGCAATCAGTTCCACGGTTCGGTGTTTGAATATCTGCGCAATGACGCGCTGGATGCGCGCAACTGGTTCGACCGCGCCACCAAATCGCCGCTCAAGCTGAATCAGTTCGGCGCTTCGTTCGGCGGCCCGATCATCAAGGACAAGTTCTTTTTCTTCGGCAGCTATGAAGGCTATCGCCTGCGTTCGGGCATCAACTTCGTCGAAGCCGTGCCTTCGACCGCGGCTTGCGCGCGCGCGGTGGCTGCCGTTGCGCCGCTTTGTTTGGCGGCCTTTCGCGGCGCGGGTGCGGTGATTCTGCCGGGCGTATCCAAAGACCCGGACTTCGAGATTGCACAGTTGCAGGCCAGCAACCCGGTGAATGAAAACGCCGGGGCGCTACGGCTCGATTACAAGATCAGCGACCGGCAATCGGTTTACGTGCGCTTCTTCCGCGATCAGGGCGACAACAATCAGCCGCAGAACGTGTCGGGCAGCCGCGCCAGCGTCAAGGCCGTGCCGCAAAACGGCGTATTGGCTTATCAGTCCACGCTCGGTCAAAACAAGATCAACGAATTCAAGTTTGGTTATAACAGCGCCTACACGCGCACGTCCGGCTTTGCGCCCGTCGTCAACGGCATTGACCTGGCGGCCATCACCATCAACCTGAGCGGCAGCGTCGCCAATACGGGCGTCGCCGGGCAAGGCGCTTCATCGGGCATCACGGTGCCGGGCGGGCTGGTGCGCGCCAATTCGGCGACCAACGGACGCGGTCAGCCGTACACACCCTACACGCTGAACTTTGTGGATTCGTTGAGTTGGCTGCGCGGCAATCACAACCTCAAGTTCGGTGGCGAACTGCGTCTAGTGCGCCTTTACACCGACCGGCTCGGCGGCACGACCTACACTTTCTCCAACCTGGCCGGCTTTTTGGCGAACACCGCCGCTTCGATCCAATACCTGGGCGATGTGAGCGCGCCGAGCGCCTTCAACCTCACCACCAATGGGGGCGCGACGGGCGACCGCTACGCCAAGCAGGAGTATTACATCGGCTACGCACAGGACGAGTGGAAGATCAGGCCGAATCTGTCGGTGAACTATGGCTTGCGTTACGAATACTATTCGCCCTTGCGTGAAGACAAGAACCGGCAAGTGGTGCTGGATGTGAACAAAGGCATCCTCAAACCGAGCGACTCGTCAATTTATCAGTCGAACAAGACCAACTTCGCGCCGCGCCTGTCGCTGGCCTGGACGCCGAACGCCAATGGCAGCGGCGGCTTCAAATCATTCTGGGGCGGCGGGCGCACAGTGGTGCGCGCCGGTTTCGGCATCAACTACGGGCCGGGCCAGACCGAAGACCAGATTCAACCGATTGAGTCCGACCGCGTCAGCTCGACGCTGAGCAACGTCACGAATGCCTTCCCGGCGAACATCCCGCAGATTGTCGCCAACTTTGCGGCCAATCCGAATAACCGGGCCTATCAACCGCGCGCCTACGACTTTGAGAATTACAAAGTGCCGGAGCGCATTTACAGCTACACCGTTTCGATGCAGCAGGAACTGCCGTACAAGCTGGCGTTGACGCTGGCCTACGTAGGCTCGCAAGGACGCAATCTGTTTTTGCGCAGCGTGACCAACCAGATCATCGGCGTGCGCACGAACGTAAACCCAACAGCGAGCGCCATCGTCATTCGCCAATTCTCCATCGTGACCGAAGGCGCGGCGGGCACGAATCCCACCGTGCTCAATCCGTATGCGGAAGTTGACATCAAACGCAGCGGCGGGCACGACAGCTACAACGCCTTGCAAGCCGCGCTGGCGCGCCGTTTCAACACGGGCGTCACGCTTAACGCGCAATACACCTTCGGCAAGAGCTATGGCAACACCGCTGGCTCGAACGAAGCGTTGACGGCGGCGAACAACGCGCGCCAGACCAAAGACTTTGATTACGACATCGGCTACAACAACTTTGACGTGCGCCACACGTTCAATGTCAGCGCCATTTACGCCCTGCCCTTCTTCGCCAAAGCCAGCGGGCTGAGCAAGACGTTGCTGGGCGGTTGGGAAGTCGGCACGATCCTGAACGCGCG
Encoded here:
- a CDS encoding TonB-dependent receptor, which encodes MLDNLTWTHGNHTIKTGVDFNFSPGKQQRETNYGGQYTFKTLSDYLAALAGDNTKISRYQQSVAANGTQGQYKGTQREYAAFFTASIKLHRDLTVTAGLRWDGQVNPQPTTPNPDEPITRTIPNDLKMWQPRLGLAWNVGGKGTTVLRLSGGLFDSRTPSYLMQRVFTDNGLNTVVLDTNTDNSILKFLKVPNAIAQLPADVKTPINSLYAFDPDFRNPRSGQVALAIERQIDKHTKVTLGFVRNSTWNLQRRLDTNLFAPVTLSNGLPVYPAYDSKGVLVQASGFNATTGQAIFIDSATGKTFTPKVARPDATLGQINLNKSVAHSGYGGFSINVLRRMSRAYNLALTTRTRSTAMTIRTRATSIASQRSTPSI
- a CDS encoding TonB-dependent receptor, producing the protein MLNHLQARLGLLTLLVLLSQPLSGFAQSDARIGGAVKDQTGAVVPNATVTVKNTRTGEVRTTTSNGEGVFLVPALKPSVYSVTVTVAGFAKTEYTNIELVVGQALNLETELKPVGATETINVTAGEEAALDTSSARMGANVNETEVKSLPLNGRQLSQLYLQAPGSVNSGSGTFGDIRFSGRAVNQNAIRYDGVEGSAIIDASPGNLNGEIPSPFRLQASLENVQEFRVDSNSYPAEFGTGTGGQVSVVTKSGGNQFHGSVFEYLRNDALDARNWFDRATKSPLKLNQFGASFGGPIIKDKFFFFGSYEGYRLRSGINFVEAVPSTAACARAVAAVAPLCLAAFRGAGAVILPGVSKDPDFEIAQLQASNPVNENAGALRLDYKISDRQSVYVRFFRDQGDNNQPQNVSGSRASVKAVPQNGVLAYQSTLGQNKINEFKFGYNSAYTRTSGFAPVVNGIDLAAITINLSGSVANTGVAGQGASSGITVPGGLVRANSATNGRGQPYTPYTLNFVDSLSWLRGNHNLKFGGELRLVRLYTDRLGGTTYTFSNLAGFLANTAASIQYLGDVSAPSAFNLTTNGGATGDRYAKQEYYIGYAQDEWKIRPNLSVNYGLRYEYYSPLREDKNRQVVLDVNKGILKPSDSSIYQSNKTNFAPRLSLAWTPNANGSGGFKSFWGGGRTVVRAGFGINYGPGQTEDQIQPIESDRVSSTLSNVTNAFPANIPQIVANFAANPNNRAYQPRAYDFENYKVPERIYSYTVSMQQELPYKLALTLAYVGSQGRNLFLRSVTNQIIGVRTNVNPTASAIVIRQFSIVTEGAAGTNPTVLNPYAEVDIKRSGGHDSYNALQAALARRFNTGVTLNAQYTFGKSYGNTAGSNEALTAANNARQTKDFDYDIGYNNFDVRHTFNVSAIYALPFFAKASGLSKTLLGGWEVGTILNARSGLPIDVRVTRPDVVYVDAAGVVFQTPAAGRTAVINTPGGGASRNVRRPDLIAGVNPFLNQDRTILNPAAFAIPKPGTFGNLVRNQLHGPQFVQQDLIVAKKFALTEKTNVEFRTEVFNIFNVSNFANPPATLPNVLGNGTNQLQPGQPFTAAAAGTFGIVNRTVERTVGLGANRQIQFALRLNF